A single region of the Pyricularia oryzae 70-15 chromosome 4, whole genome shotgun sequence genome encodes:
- a CDS encoding kinetochore protein spc-25 → MASLFEPTPTRHHGGSTPSSSAPPALSLADQLPNTNFGFDDLRERMAKFTVRFDAFIDAGRKRVLEERSRFHLSMAELSEDQRMKAKSIEVAQLKTNTHQHTVAKEAAEAREMQQAVRALSEQRDRQQAVRDGLLAQIEETQREIEKRLAAQKEHARKKEAMGRFNVPELDFWVSNLCVRIEGAGQDDRLKFVYTHVDEKDWDREAWFELSTAGRAYDVRHCRPKLERSKVERVLDRTNETRELAVLLKGMRELFVEVMKS, encoded by the coding sequence ATGGCATCCCTCTTTGAGCCAACACCGACCCGCCACCACGGCGGCAGCACGCCGTCGTCCTCGGCCCCACCTGCCCTGTCGCTGGCGGACCAGCTCCCCAACACAAACTTTGGCTTCGACGACCTGCGCGAGCGCATGGCCAAGTTCACGGTGCGGTTCGACGCCTTCATCGACGCGGGCCGCAAGCGCGTGCTCGAGGAGCGCAGCCGCTTCCACCTTTCCATGGCCGAGCTCTCTGAGGACCAGCGCATGAAGGCCAAGAGCATCGAGGTCGCGCAGCTCAAGACCAACACGCACCAGCACACCGTCGCCaaggaggccgccgaggcgCGCGAGATGCAGCAGGCCGTCCGCGCCCTGTCGGAGCAGCGCGACCGGCAGCAGGCCGTGCGTGACGGCCTCCTCGCGCAGATCGAGGAGACGCAGCGCGAGATCGAGAAGCGCCTCGCCGCGCAAAAGGAGCACGCCAGGAAGAAGGAGGCCATGGGCAGGTTCAACGTGCCCGAGCTGGACTTTTGGGTGTCGAACCTGTGCGTGCGGATAGAAGGGGCCGGGCAGGACGATCGGCTCAAGTTTGTGTATACCCATGTGGACGAGAAGGACTGGGATCGTGAGGCCTGGTTTGAACTGAGTACGGCGGGCAGGGCCTACGATGTGAGGCATTGTCGGCCCAAGCTCGAGAGGAGCAAGGTGGAGCGGGTGCTGGATAGGACGAACGAAACGCGGGAATTGGCGGTTTTGCTCAAGGGTATGAGAGAGCTGTTTGTGGAAGTGATGAAATCATGA
- a CDS encoding RING finger and CHY zinc finger domain-containing protein, giving the protein MPNLVLDSLVPAFLIEPVLRQARRFSRGNAAVPGPDTSGGPGIGEDNLSSTSTAIAEEIEIISSPLSPAAASGRVASASLAVANFTPPHVHPCQTTSSSSLPPTSSPLLTLPTLSDLAEPQSPSLFADDNDMSNSTNDTNNNQTWSETGLAAARAQAWAATPAAPSPSSASEDDWHRVMRLRILDVQSRDIPEKEKAAMLHRLLTENHHRLRQQKISSGAGGKGPIQIGTEGSASAEQKQGSSSYLGALKFWQLSPGEASTATKFLLTEEDIAPTFWKPKNGGGCGHSSLSDDVFGSAQSKSAAVGDGSSGDQAEQRHLGCEHYRRNVKLQCNRCSKWYTCRICHNDNEDHELPRRETKHMLCMACGYAQRASDECVKCGQLAARYYCDECKLWNDNPDVSTYHCRECGICRIGAGLGKDFVHCKECGICIAIETETSHRCRSGAMDSNCPICTEDLFTSTKQIIHINPCRHLIHKRCYDEYLKSNYKCPICSKTMSNMESQFRKMDQHIADQPMPAEYRDVRAIIYCNDCEAKSQTLYHWVGMKCSICQGYNTREIKVVGAPVEMSTEAARLQEEMTGQQPPLQGSMTDAALAAASQERSESTESGLRRLTDAEEAVVRHWATTTERDGLSARAPPPFWPPSFGRGDAPEGINGDQSILDLPSRLIEATALARGPGVFGLADTPAGRLLAMGYARHLAAMDAWERHDLGGQRPAGARPVGGDGRSLAVGATVGQGERTDIDWALDWLGSIGLRSDEEDGDESEDDDSDSNGEDEYKAGNGDEGDDDDDDDDDDDIVLMGHR; this is encoded by the exons ATGCCaaacctagttctagactcgCTCGTGCCAGCCTTCCTGATTGAGCCGGTTCTGCGGCAGGCCCGCCGATTCTCCCGCGGTAACGCCGCCGTCCCCGGGCCGGATACTTCAGGCGGTCCCGGAATCGGCGAAGATAATTTGTCTTCTACTTCCACTGCAATCGCTGAAGAGATAGAAATCATCTCGTCGCCTCTCAGTCCTGCTGCTGCCTCGGGTCGGGTTGCATCTGCATCCTTGGCGGTGGCTAACTTCACCCCGCCGCACGTGCATCCTTGTCAAAcaacatcatcatcatcactaCCACCAACTTCATCGCCCCTGCTGACGCTACCCACCCTGTCGGATCTTGCGGAACCGCAATCTCCTTCGCTCTTTGCCGACGACAACGACATGAGCAATTCCACAAACGATACTAACAACAACCAGACATGGAGTGAAACAGGCTTGGCTGCGGCCCGGGCACAGGCTTGGGCCGCGACcccggcggcgccgtcgccgtcttCGGCGAGCGAAGATGACTGGCATCGGGTCATGCGCCTCCGGATCCTGGACGTGCAGTCGCGCGACATACCCGAGAAGGAAAAGGCCGCGATGCTGCACAGGTTGTTGACCGAAAACCACCATCGGCTGCGTCAGCAAAAAATTTCCAGCGGAGCCGGTGGAAAGGGCCCGATTCAGATCGGCACGGAGGGCTCCGCGTCGGCGGAGCAGAAgcaaggcagcagcagctaccTGGGCGCGCTCAAGTTTTGGCAGTTGTCGCCCGGCGAGGCATCCACGGCCACTAAGTTCCTGCTCACCGAGGAGGACATTGCGCCGACGTTTTGGAAGCCCAAGAACGGAGGCGGGTGCGGCCACAGCAGTCTGAGCGACGACGTGTTTGGGTCGGCGCAGTCAAAGTCGGCGGCGGTCGGGGACGGTAGCAGCGGTGATCAAGCCGAGCAGCGCCACCTGGGATGCGAACACTACCGGCGCAACGTCAAGCTGCAGTGCAACAGGTGCTCCAAGTGGTACACCTGCCGGATTTGCCACAACGACAACGAGGACCACGAGCTGCCGCGGCGCGAGACAAAACATATGCTGTGCATGGCGTGCGGCTACGCGCAAAGGGCTTCGGACGAGTGTGTGAAGTGTGGCCAGCTGGCGGCGAGGTATTACTGCGACGAGTGCAAGCTCTGGAACGACAACCCGGACGTGAGCACGTACCATTGCCGCGAGTGTGGCATCTGTCGGATCGGGGCCGGGTTGGGCAAGGATTTTGTCCACTGCaag GAATGCGGCATCTGCATCGCTATTGAAACGGAGACGTCTCACCGTTGCCGCTCGGGCGCCATGGATTCCAACTGTCCGATCTGCACCGAGGACCTGTTCACCTCGACGAAGCAAATAATTCATATCAACCCCTGCCGACACTTGATCCATAAGCGATGCTACGACGAATACCTCAAATCCAACTACAAGTGCCCGATCTGCAGCAAGACAATGTCCAACATGGAAAGCCAGTTCCGGAAAATGGACCAGCACATTGCGGACCAGCCCATGCCGGCCGAGTACCGTGACGTGCGTGCCATTATCTACTGCAACGACTGCGAGGCCAAGAGCCAGACGCTGTACCACTGGGTCGGCATGAAGTGCAGCATCTGTCAGGGCTACAACACCAGGGAGATCAAGGTCGTCGGCGCCCCCGTCGAGATGTCGACCGAGGCGGCGCGGCTGCAGGAGGAGATGACGGGCCAGCAGCCGCCGCTCCAGGGCTCGATGACCGACGCGGCTCTTGCTGCGGCTAGCCAAGAACGCTCAGAATCTACTGAATCTGGCCTGAGGAGATTAACCGACGCAGAGGAGGCGGTCGTGAGGCATTGGGCGACCACTACGGAAAGAGACGGTTTGAGCGCACGCGCGCCTCCCCCGTTTTGGCCTCCCAGCTTTGGCAGAGGTGATGCGCCTGAAGGGATCAACGGCGACCAGTCGATTCTCGACCTGCCTTCAAGACTGATAGAAGCAACAGCGCTGGCCCGAGGCCCAGGGGTGTTTGGGCTGGCGGATACGCCGGCCGGGCGGCTGTTGGCCATGGGGTACGCCAGGCACCTGGCTGCGATGGATGCATGGGAGAGGCATGACTTGGGTGGCCAACGGCCGGCGGGGGCGAGGCCTGTCGGCGGTGATGGCCGCTCCTTGGCAGTTGGAGCAACTGTGGGACAAGGGGAACGGACGGATATCGACTGGGCGCTCGACTGGCTGGGGAGCATCGGGTTGAGGAGCGACGAGGAAGACGGAGATGAGTCTGAAGATGACGATAGCGACAGCAACGGCGAAGACGAATACAAGGCTGGGAATGGGGATGAgggggacgacgacgacgacgacgacgacgacgacgatatTGTCTTGATGGGTCACCGGTAG
- a CDS encoding saccharopine dehydrogenase, which produces MATKSVLMLGSGFVTRPTLDVLTDSGIKVTVACRTLESAKKLSAGVQHSTPISLDVNDDAALDAEVAKHDLVISLIPYTFHATVIKSAIRQKKHVVTTSYVSPAMMELDQAAKDAGITVMNEIGLDPGIDHLYAIKTIEEVHAAGGKIKTFLSYCGGLPAPESSDNPLGYKFSWSSRGVLLALRNAASFYKDGKVTNVAGPELMATAKPYFIYPGFAFVAYPNRDSTPYKERYQIPEADNIVRGTLRYQGFPQFIKVLVDIGFLSDEEQPFLKEAIPWKEATQKIVKASSASEQDIVSTIVSNATFESTEEQKRIVAGLKWLGIFSDKKITPRGNALDTLCATLEEKMQFEEGERDLVMLQHKFEIENKDGSRETRTSSLCEYGAPIGSGGYSAMAKLVGVPCAVAVKFVLDGTISDRGVLAPMNSKINDPLMKELKEKYGIECKEKVVA; this is translated from the exons ATGGCCACCAAGAGCGTGCTTATGCT GGGTTCCGGCTTCGTGACCAGGCCGACCCTCGATGTCCTTACGGACTCGGGCATCAAGGTCACAGTTG CATGCCGCACCCTCGAGTCGGCCAAGAAGCTGTCCGCGGGCGTGCAGCACTCGACCCCCATCTCGCTCGACGTTAACGACGACGCCgccctcgacgccgaggtgGCCAAGCACGACCTCGTCATCAGCCTGATCCCCTACACCTTCCACGCCACCGTGATCAAGTCCGCCATCAGGCAGAAAAAGCACGTCGTCACCACCTCATACGTCTCCCCCGCCATGATGGAGCTcgaccaggccgccaaggacgCCGGCATCACGGTCATGAACGAGATCGGTCTGGACCCGGGCATCGACCACCTGTACGCCATCAAGACCATCGAGGAGGTgcacgccgccggcggcaagaTCAAGACCTTCCTCAGCTACTGCGGCGGCCTGCCCGCCCCGGAGTCGTCCGACAACCCGCTCGGTTACAAGTTCAGCTGGTCCAGCAGGGGTGTGCTGCTCGCGCTCAGGAACGCCGCCAGCTTCTACAAGGACGGCAAGGTCACCAACGTCGCTGGGCCTGAGTTGATGGCTACCGCCAAGCCCTACTTCATCTACCCCGGTTTCGCGTTTGTTGCGTACCCCAACCGTGACTCGACCCCGTACAAGGAGCGCTACCAGATTCCTGAGGCGGACAACATTGTCCGTGGT ACTCTTCGCTACCAGGGCTTCCCACAGTTCATCAAGGTCCTTGTCGACATTGGTTTCCTCAGCGACGAGGAGCAGCCTTTCCTCAAGGAGGCTATCCCGTGGAAGGAGGCCACTCAGAAGATCGTCAAGGCCTCTTCGGCTTCGGAGCAGGACATTGTCAGCACCATCGTCTCCAACGCCACCTTCGAGTCGACCGAGGAGCAGAAGCGCATCGTTGCTGGTCTGAAGTGGC TTGGTATCTTCTCCGACAAGAAGATCACCCCTAGGGGCAACGCGCTCGACACTCTGTGCGCTACGCTCGAGGAGAAGATGCAGTTTGAGGAGGGTGAGCGTGATTTGGTG ATGCTCCAGCACAAGTTCGAGATCGAGAACAAGGACGGCTCAAGGGAGACGCGCACATCAAGCTTGTGCGAGTACGGCGCCCCGATCGGCTCCGGTGGCTACTCGGCCATGGCCAAGCTCGTCGGTGTCCCCTGCGCCGTGGCCGTCAAGTTTGTGCTTGATGGTACCATCTCCGACAGAGGTGTGCTTGCGCCTATGAACTCCAAGATCAACGATCCTTTGATGAAGGAGCTCAAGGAGAAATACGG CATTGAGTGCAAGGAGAAGGTTGTGGCGTAA
- a CDS encoding NAD-dependent malic enzyme: MIYPIHCIQAPNIMPSKFAHLPLSTSGPLDCALSGTAILNHPFFNKGSAFTAAERRDFGLLGLLPQNIQTLEQQANRAYAQYSSRPDDLAKNTFLTSLKEQNEVLFYRLLHDNLPEMFGVVYTPTEGDAIQNYSRLFRRPEGCFLNVNDVDRVREDLQRWGRPEDVDYIVVSDGEEILGIGDQGCGGILISIAKLVLTTLCAGLHPNRTLPVVLDCGTDNQGLLDDPLYLGLRERRVRGEKYDSLVREFVAAARDLFPRAVIHFEDFGVTNARRILDTYRPRAPVFNDDVQGTGCVVLAAIMAGMHVAGLKIQDLRMVVFGAGSAGTGIADMVRDAIAEESGCGKDCAAEQIWLVDKPGLLTTATQNDTAQTPYAKKPWGEGHGTDLLAVVDEVRPNVLIGTSTVPGAFTEEIVRAMAKHAPRPIIMPLSNPTRLHEAVPADLMAWTDGKALVATGSPFAPVKLDGGREVEIAECNNSVVFPGIALGSVLSRARLVTDSMLVGAVKAVAAMSPALKDPAGSLLPGVDEVRNVSVAVASGVIRAAVQEGVATEEGIPRGKDDGDLEEWVREQMWNPVYRELRKVGGGDATREAKGELKQAGTLEG; this comes from the coding sequence ATGATATACCCAATACACTGTATCCAAGCGCCAAACATCATGCCTTCCAAGTTTGCCCACCTTCCCCTCTCCACGAGTGGTCCTCTCGACTGCGCCCTGAGTGGCACAGCAATACTAAACCACCCCTTTTTCAACAAAGGCTCGGCATTCACGGCCGCTGAGAGGCGAGACTTTGGtctccttggcctcctccCTCAAAATATTCAGACGTTGGAACAGCAAGCCAACCGCGCATATGCCCAGTATTCGTCGCGGCCCGATGACCTGGCCAAGAACACCTTCTTGACCTCGCTCAAGGAGCAGAACGAGGTCCTCTTCTACCGCCTGCTACACGACAACCTGCCCGAGATGTTTGGCGTCGTTTACACCCCGACCGAGGGTGACGCAATCCAAAACTACTCCAGGCTGTTCCGCCGGCCCGAGGGCTGCTTCCTCAACGTCAATGACGTGGACCGCGTCAGGGAGGACCTGcagcgttggggccgccccGAGGACGTCGACTATATCGTCGTCTCGGACGGCGAGGAGATCCTGGGCATCGGTGACCAGGGCTGTGGCGGCATCCTCATCAGCATCGCCAAGCTCGTCCTGACCACGCTTTGCGCAGGCCTGCACCCGAACCGCACCCTCCCCGTCGTCCTCGACTGCGGCACCGACAACCAGGGCCTGCTCGACGACCCGCTGTACTTGGGCCTGCGGGAGCGTCGCGTGAGGGGGGAGAAGTACGACTCGCTGGTCCGCGAGTTCGTCGCCGCTGCCAGGGACCTCTTCCCCCGCGCCGTCATCCACTTTGAGGACTTTGGCGTGACCAACGCCCGCCGCATCCTCGACACGTACCGCCCCCGCGCGCCCGTTTTCAACGACGACGTCCAGGGCACCGGGTGCGTCGTGCTCGCGGCCATCATGGCGGGCATGCACGTCGCGGGCCTGAAGATCCAGGACCTGCGCATGGTGGTTTTTGGCGCCGGGTCCGCCGGCACGGGCATCGCCGACATGGTGAGGGACGCCATCGCCGAGGAGAGCGGGTGTGGCAAGGACTGCGCCGCGGAGCAGATCTGGCTCGTCGACAAGCCGGGGCTCCTGACGACAGCAACGCAAAACGACACCGCGCAGACGCCCTACGCCAAGAAGCCGTGGGGCGAGGGCCACGGGACGGACCTGCTCGCGGTCGTGGACGAGGTGCGTCCCAATGTCCTGATCGGCACGTCGACGGTGCCCGGGGCGTTTACCGAGGAGATCGTGCGGGCGATGGCCAAACATGCCCCAAGGCCCATAATCATGCCGCTGTCGAACCCGACAAGGCTGCACGAGGCGGTCCCTGCAGACCTGATGGCGTGGACCGACGGCAAAGCGCTGGTGGCGACGGGGTCGCCGTTTGCGCCGGTGAAGCTGGACGGTGGTAGGGAGGTCGAGATTGCAGAGTGCAACAACAGCGTCGTGTTCCCCGGCATCGCGCTCGGTAGCGTCCTGAGCAGGGCGCGGCTGGTGACGGACAGCATGCTCGTCGGGGCCGTCAAGGCCGTCGCGGCCATGAGCCCTGCCCTCAAAGATCCTGCGGGTTCCCTGCTGCCGGGCGTGGATGAGGTGAGGAACGTCAGCGTCGCGGTCGCCAGTGGGGTCATTCGCGCCGCGGTGCAGGAGGGCGTTGCGACTGAGGAGGGCATACCTCGTGGGAAAGACGATGGGGACCTGGAGGAGTGGGTGAGGGAGCAGATGTGGAATCCCGTGTACCGGGAGCTGAGGAAGGTCGGAGGTGGCGATGCGACCAGGGAGGCGAAAGGGGAGCTGAAGCAGGCTGGGACCTTGGAGGGTTGA
- a CDS encoding armadillo repeat protein has protein sequence MARAPAPALLAQLRNARSFSEQYSLLRQLKTEIIGHVQRQQRWVVLGILEPVVQILRNSRSQAKPNGKDTKTYSTTLKPLSEEDSVRLQIIQILAGFAHGGPTFLAPLHAAGSLSALLENLCPTDNHPRIVLATIKALRAYADAATLASAACPIQRVTLADEIFAEPHIESIRSILVSPGTFPIVSVGLVNTVAGLLGVLCWEERHQVSIANSGILDALATKLASIVVARGEVVPGADVAAQNEGLGEALPEPAACGTSLVAILEAINAIVAKSRLRACMLLYSPSILAVFPSMDFRPPSGELRATWDALESMGLGLSRPPTLGAVDYLLPATPCKDKGPASQFPAYPPVAPATGSHFAIGRTSTNAGWESRLFQPSQTVGDSSEDAEVPLIPWLIALVRSTTGMESLLAVSVLTSLYKAGFAHKCREAALAALVIPLLMKILNESGEHPPAPTSSAWVERETAARWTMQERALVVLAHLITDSEVLQKAAFDGQAVKTTCTLLKEAYEYLPSTKNNLKIWSPTPREDQAEGFLDAISVTDSHAQLPLHRHRVQLRENALKALAALPSKNEYRKAVCDQDGFAFIIESLSEHPTKIAGSRPMPTVREQLARTNNKTSDDGKDTAETDAQNKNPTEVLIAACHTIRMLARSVAIIRTTLQDSGVTDPLFKLLRHPDADVQTAATAAVCNLLTDFSPMREKFLDLGIMKVLCDHAHSATPSLRLNALWALKHLISGQRPEMKKTCMEVLDPNWLTRIIAEDIEDQALLDRVQGESRQNRNTPGDAGAALDEDVEMDRPEDEDQSSHGDDGWGPTAPRYEQARLSHERSRTGRLRRAESKLAELRDVEQNPVRKARKEDLEIQEQGLHFIRNLLVTSSAGNHGASSTAAGLDQSQDTEEMVDYLFEVIGQDRLFHILSTKLRSRVVNPFNRRSSGHGGDNSAARVVYPHAKVVEAVINILVHIAASVPRHRQMVIHQADLLRLLAPHFSSNDKEVRVAICQLLSNLTWRDDTSDAIKSQERADQLANLGLVDRLKSLQQHDSELDVRERAKGALWQINQGCGGGH, from the exons ATGGCTCGCGCCCCTGCTCCGGCGCTTCTTGCCCAGCTCCGAAACGCAAGATCATTTTCAGAGCAATATTCACTGCTCCGTCAGTTGAAGACTGAGATCATTGGACATGTTCAGCGCCAGCAGAGATGGGTCGTTCTTGGCATCCTCGAGCCAGTCGTCCAGATTCTGCGCAACAGTAGATCCCAAGCCAAGCCGAATGGCAAGGACACCAAGACTTACTCTACAACGTTAAAGCCGCTTTCTGAAGAGGATTCGGTGCGCTTGCAAATAATCCAGATTCTCGCTGGCTTTGCACATG GTGGTCCAACATTCCTTGCTCCGCTACATGCTGCTGGCTCACTTTCAGCTCTCCTCGAAAACTTGTGCCCGACAGACAACCACCCGCGCATCGTCCTTGCCACAATCAAAGCCCTTCGAGCCTATGCCGATGCCGCCACCTTGGCCTCTGCCGCTTGTCCCATACAGCGAGTGACCTTGGCCGACGAGATATTCGCCGAACCGCATATTGAGTCGATACGCAGTATTCTTGTATCTCCTGGCACGTTTCCCATTGTCTCAGTCGGCCTGGTGAACACGGTCGCAGGCCTCCTTGGGGTGCTCTGCTGGGAAGAACGACATCAGGTATCAATCGCAAACTCTGGCATACTGGATGCGCTAGCCACGAAGCTTGCCAGCATCGTTGTAGCCCGCGGCGAGGTTGTTCCGGGCGCTGACGTTGCTGCTCAGAACGAGGGCCTGGGTGAAGCACTACcggagcctgcggcttgTGGGACAAGCCTGGTTGCAATATTGGAAGCTATAAACGCTATTGTGGCCAAGTCAAGACTACGGGCTTGCATGCTCCTGTATTCACCCTCTATACTCGCTGTTTTTCCTAGCATGGACTTCAGGCCGCCATCAGGGGAGCTTCGGGCAACGTGGGATGCGTTGGAGAGTATGGGACTGGGCCTTTCACGTCCGCCCACGCTCGGGGCAGTTGATTACTTGCTTCCCGCTACACCGTGCAAAGACAAAGGCCCAGCGTCTCAATTTCCTGCTTATCCACCAGTAGCTCCTGCAACTGGGTCACATTTCGCGATTGGCAGGACAAGTACAAACGCCGGGTGGGAATCTCGCCTCTTCCAGCCTTCACAGACGGTTGGCGATAGCAGTGAGGATGCCGAGGTTCCTCTGATCCCCTGGCTCATTGCTCTGGTCAGGTCGACGACGGGCATGGAGAGCTTGCTGGCAGTCTCCGTGCTCACATCACTGTACAAGGCCGGCTTTGCGCACAAGTGCAGAGAGGCAGCTTTGGCAGCACTCGTTATCCCACTTTTGATGAAAATACTCAATGAGAGCGGCGAACACCCTCCAGCCCCAACTTCATCAGCCTGGGTGGAGCGTGAAACTGCTGCGAGATGGACTATGCAGGAGCGCGCCCTCGTCGTACTGGCCCATTTGATCACTGACAGCGAAGTTCTTCAGAAGGCTGCCTTTGATGGTCAAGCCGTCAAGACTACATGTACGCTTCTGAAGGAGGCTTACGAATATCTTCCCTCTACGAAGAATAATCTCAAGATATGGAGTCCTACACCTAGAGAGGATCAAGCAGAAGGCTTCCTGGACGCCATCTCAGTGACAGACTCACATGCTCAGCTCCCATTACATAGGCATCGGGTACAACTGAGAGAAAATGCGCTCAAGGCCCTGGCAGCACTGCCCTCGAAGAACGAATATCGAAAAGCAGTTTGTGACCAGGATGGATTTGCCTTTATAATCGAGTCTCTCAGCGAGCACCCCACCAAGATCGCAGGATCCCGGCCAATGCCCACGGTGCGCGAGCAGCTTGCGAGAACAAACAACAAAACTTCAGACGACGGCAAGGACACCGCTGAGACTGACGCGCAGAACAAGAACCCAACCGAAGTACTAATAGCTGCTTGCCATACTATTCGGATGCTGGCACGATCTGTCGCCATTATCCGAACTACCCTCCAAGATTCGGGAGTCACGGATCCCTTATTCAAGCTCTTGCGCCATCCAGATGCGGATGTCCAGACGGCAGCTACCGCGGCGGTCTGTAATCTGCTTACCGACTTTAGCCCAATGCGCGAG AAATTTTTGGACCTCGGGATCATGAAGGTTCTTTGTGACCACGCCCACTCTGCTACACCTTCACTGAGGCTGAACGCCCTATGGGCGCTCAAGCACTTGATTTCTGGGCAGAGGCCCGAGATGAAGAAGACTTGCATGGAGGTTTTGGATCCTAACTGGCTGACGCGCATTATTGCCGAGGACAttgaagatcaagctctttTGGACAGGGTACAGGGTGAATCTAGGCAAAACCGAAACACGCCTGGCGATGCGGGGGCAGCACTGGACGAAGATGTGGAGATGGATCGCCCCGAAGATGAAGACCAAAGCAGCCATGGTGACGACGGTTGGGGCCCAACTGCACCCCGTTATGAACAAGCCCGACTTAGTCACGAACGTAGCAGGACTGGCAGGCTACGTCGTGCTGAGAGCAAACTGGCCGAACTGCGTGACGTGGAACAGAACCCGGTGCGCAAAGCCAGGAAAGAGGACCTTGAGATTCAAGAACAAGGTCTTCACTTCATCCGCAACCTACTTGTTACTTCGTCTGCAGGAAACCATGGTGCAAGCTCAACCGCGGCCGGACTGGACCAATCTCAGGATACAGAGGAGATGGTCGACTATCTGTTTGAGGTCATAGGTCAGGATCGACTCTTCCACATCCTATCCACCAAGCTCAGGTCACGGGTTGTGAACCCGTTCAATCGGAGGTCTTCTGGCCACGGCGGTGACAACTCAGCAGCTCGCGTCGTCTATCCGCATGCGAAGGTGGTGGAGGCAGTAATCAACATACTGGTTCATATTGCAGCAAGCGTGCCGCGGCACAGGCAGATGGTGATACACCAGGCTGATTTGCTACGGCTACTGGCACCGCACTTTTCCAGTAACGACAAGGAAGTTCGAGTGGCAATATGCCAACTTCTCAGCAACCTTACGTGGCGAGACGATACATCAGATGCGATCAAGTCGCAAGAGCGAGCCGACCAGCTTGCTAACTTGGGGTTGGTTGACAGGCTCAAGAGCCTTCAACAACACGATTCGGAGCTTGATGTGCGCGAGAGGGCTAAAGGGGCTCTCTGGCAGATCAACCAGGGCTGTGGCGGCGGTCACTAG
- a CDS encoding nuc-1 negative regulatory protein preg — protein MLTRSPAAPHPRSSNASPSFHHTFHYAPASAATASAAPAPSPPSRLSVPVPLLAKPRRPSLSSSPSPSLPASGPLSRSTDAPSPAASPAAAPKRYVAVDAGTQYSPMEPINYLATLHARQNLHVIPDEPPPTPGPKPMTPGVEQGAAAAAAAASASAHQPPPSASSGPVPNMAVTPVEPKAVTSPAIKRRNSQAVASNSGDAATQAQNIPQKRAKPTRPPPKVLPQRYELCQVEDIVVLIAHMLGELIETNDALALKSGHLTRFHSRTAPGISVLEYLHRLAKHATLSPPLLLSMVYYIDRLCALYPDFTINTLTVHRFLITAATVAAKGLSDLFWNNTTYARVGGVRVAELKLLELEFLYRVDWKIVPNPDVLVAYYKGLVERCPGYVIQGDEGEQQPGAQADDEIEDYDDELDDDDEEEEDEVADDDEASSEDDSAKNGR, from the exons ATGTTGACGAGGTCTCCCGCCGCACCACATCCGCGCTCGTCCAATGCGTCGCCCAGTTTCCACCACACCTTCCACTATGCGCCCGCAAGCGCCGCTACCGCCTCCGCCGCACCCGCACCCTCCCCCCCGTCACGACTCTCCGTCCCCGTCCCACTCCTCGCCAAGCCCCGACGCCCCTCGTTGTCATCGTCGCCGTCCCCATCATTGCCTGCTTCGGGGCCACTGAGCCGCAGCACCGACGCCCCCTCTCCGGCTGCgtcccccgccgcggccccGAAGCGCTATGTCGCTGTCGATGCCGGTACACAGTACTCTCCTATGGAGCCGATCAACTACTTGGCAACTTTACATGCGAGACAGAACCTGCACGTAATACCCGACGAGCCACCCCCGACTCCGGGCCCGAAGCCCATGACGCCGGGCGTAGAGCagggcgctgccgccgccgccgccgccgcctcagcTTCAGCTCATCAGCCCCCGCCATCGGCATCATCGGGCCCGGTCCCCAACATGGCCGTGACCCCCGTAGAGCCCAAGGCCGTGACGTCCCCCGCCATCAAGAGGCGGAATTCCCAGGCTGTCGCCTCAAATAGCGGGGATGCGGCCACTCAGGCCCAAAATATTCCACAAAAACGCGCAAAGCCGACGAGACCTCCACCCAAGGTCCTGCCACAACGATATGAACTGTGTCAGGTCGAGGACATTGTCGTCTTGATAGCGCACATGCTCGGCGAGTTAATTGAGACCAACGATGCATTGGCTCTCAAGTCGGGTCACTTGACAAGGTTTCATTCACG AACCGCACCTGGTATCTCGGTTCTGGAATACCTCCACCGTCTCGCCAAGCACGCGACGCTGTCACCGCCTCTCCTCCTATCCATGGTCTATTACATTGACCGCCTGTGCGCCCTTTATCCTGACTTCACCATCAACACGCTCACAGTGCACCGTTTCCTCATCACGGCAGCAACGGTTGCGGCCAAAGGCCTATCGGATCTCTTCTGGAATAACACCACATATGCGCGCGTGGGCGGCGTCCGCGTGGCCGAGCTCAAGCTTTTGGAGCTCGAGTTTCTGTACCGGGTGGACTGGAAGATTGTCCCCAACCCGGACGTTCTCGTTGCGTACTACAAAGGGCTTGTCGAACGCTGCCCGGGCTACGTAATACAGGGCGACGAAGGGGAGCAGCAACCCGGTGCTCAAGCGGATGACGAAATAGAAGACTACGATGACGAAttagacgacgacgacgaagaagaagaagacgaagtcgccgatgatgacgaggcGAGCTCCGAGGACGACAGCGCCAAGAATGGGAGGTAG